In one window of Myxococcales bacterium DNA:
- a CDS encoding DUF3788 family protein, producing the protein MEPGTFREKAQIPDAAEVAATLGKTFGLWTALRAALHDRLGSLDEAWKFSGKQYGWSLQLSLKKRAVVYLTPCPGFFRASFAFSDQAVAAARQSDLPAKLIEEIESAQKYLEGRPVRVEVRKKSALDLVLKLATIKLA; encoded by the coding sequence ATGGAACCAGGGACTTTCCGCGAGAAGGCGCAGATTCCGGACGCGGCGGAAGTAGCCGCCACGCTCGGTAAGACATTCGGTTTATGGACCGCATTGAGAGCCGCGCTTCACGACCGGCTCGGGTCGCTCGACGAAGCCTGGAAGTTCTCGGGCAAGCAATACGGCTGGTCGTTGCAGCTCTCGCTGAAAAAGCGGGCCGTGGTCTATCTCACGCCATGTCCGGGTTTCTTCCGGGCTTCATTCGCTTTCAGCGATCAAGCTGTCGCCGCGGCGCGGCAAAGCGACTTGCCCGCGAAGCTGATTGAGGAAATCGAAAGCGCCCAAAAGTATCTGGAAGGACGCCCGGTAAGGGTTGAAGTGCGGAAAAAATCGGCTCTCGATCTGGTGTTAAAACTAGCTACGATCAAGCTGGCCTAA